One window of the Camelina sativa cultivar DH55 chromosome 1, Cs, whole genome shotgun sequence genome contains the following:
- the LOC104787894 gene encoding ATP sulfurylase 1, chloroplastic-like has product MASMAAVLSKTPFLSQPLTKSSSPNSDLPFAAVSFPSKSLRRRGGGGGVGSVRAGLIAPDGGKLVELIVEEPKRREKKHEAAELPRVELTAIDLQWMHVLSEGWASPLGGFMRESEFLQTLHFNSLRLDDGSVVNMSVPIVLAIDDEQKALIGDSKRVALVGSDGNPVAILTDIEIYKHPKEERIARTWGTTAPGLPYVQEAITNAGNWLIGGDLEVLEPVKYNDGLDRFRLSPAELRKELEKRNADAVFAFQLRNPVHNGHALLMTDTRRRLLEMGYKNPILLLHPLGGFTKADDVPLDWRMKQHEKVLEDGVLDPETTVVSIFPSPMHYAGPTEVQWHAKARINAGANFYIVGRDPAGMGHPVEKRDLYDADHGKKVLSMAPGLERLNILPFKVAAYDKTQGKMAFFDPSRPQDFLFISGTKMRTLAKNNENPPDGFMCPGGWKVLVDYYESLTPAGNGRLQEVVPV; this is encoded by the exons ATGGCTTCCATGGCTGCAGTATTAAGCAAAACTCCATTCTTATCTCAACCACTCACCAAATCATCATCCCCAAACTCCGATCTCCCCTTCGCTGCCGTTTCCTTCCCTTCCAAATCCCTACGCCGTCGCGGCGGCGGTGGAGGCGTGGGATCAGTCCGAGCCGGATTAATCGCGCCTGACGGAGGTAAGCTTGTGGAGCTTATCGTGGAAGAGCCGAAACGGCGGGAGAAGAAACACGAGGCGGCGGAGCTTCCTCGCGTCGAGCTAACGGCGATTGACTTGCAATGGATGCACGTGTTAAGCGAAGGCTGGGCAAGTCCACTCGGAGGTTTCATGAGAGAATCCGAGTTCCTCCAAACTCTTCATTTCAACTCGCTCCGTCTTGACGACGGATCCGTTGTTAACATGTCTGTTCCTATTGTTCTCGCTATCGACGATGAGCAAAAGGCACTCATCGGCGATTCTAAACGTGTCGCTCTTGTTGGTTCCGATGGTAACCCCGTCGCTATCCTCACCGA CATTGAGATTTACAAGCATCCAAAGGAAGAAAGGATAGCTAGAACTTGGGGTACGACTGCTCCAGGTTTGCCTTATGTACAAGAGGCGATAACCAATGCTGGAAACTGGCTTATTGGTGGTGATCTTGAGGTTCTTGAGCCAGTTAAATACAACGATGGGCTTGACCGTTTCAGGCTTTCGCCTGCTGAGCTACGTAAAGAGCTGGAGAAGCGTAACGCGGATGCTGTATTTGCTTTCCAGCTGAGGAATCCGGTTCACAATGGTCATGCTCTTCTAATGACTGATACACGTAGGAGGCTTCTTGAGATGGGATACAAAAACCCTATCCTTTTGCTTCATCCGTTAGGAGGATTCACAAAGGCTGATGATGTTCCTTTAGATTGGAGGATGAAGCAACACGAGAAG GTGCTAGAGGACGGTGTTCTTGATCCAGAGACAACAGTGGTTTCGATCTTCCCTTCTCCTATGCATTACGCTGGTCCAACCGAAGTGCAATGGCATGCCAAGGCTAGAATCAATGCTGGTGCTAACTTTTACATTGTGGGTCGTGATCCAGCTGGGATGGGTCATCCCGTAGAGAAACGTGATCTTTACGATGCTGATCATGGAAAGAAAGTACTAAGCATGGCACCAGGACTCGAACGGCTCAATATCCTTCCTTTCAAG GTTGCTGCATATGACAAGACGCAAGGCAAGATGGCTTTCTTCGATCCGTCAAGGCCTCAAGATTTCTTGTTCATCTCTGGCACTAAG ATGCGCACATTGGCAAAGAACAACGAAAACCCGCCAGATGGTTTCATGTGCCCAGGTGGATGGAAAGTTCTGGTGGATTACTATGAGAGCTTGACTCCAGCAGGTAATGGTAGACTACAGGAAGTGGTTCCGGTTtaa